A genomic window from Winogradskyella sp. J14-2 includes:
- a CDS encoding DUF6095 family protein has product MEEENNKTDKELLRKGLKRLVICLFLMFLGPTLLHIAFSNNEKAFYYPILIVALLICITAIVMLYIGLNTIMNSIFNKEN; this is encoded by the coding sequence ATGGAAGAAGAAAACAACAAAACAGATAAAGAACTTCTTAGAAAAGGTCTAAAGCGGTTGGTCATTTGTCTATTCCTGATGTTCTTAGGACCTACTCTTCTTCATATTGCCTTTAGTAATAATGAAAAGGCATTTTACTATCCTATTTTAATAGTTGCCCTTTTAATTTGTATTACGGCTATTGTTATGCTTTATATAGGATTAAATACAATAATGAATAGTATATTTAACAAGGAAAATTAA
- the thrS gene encoding threonine--tRNA ligase produces MIKITLPDGSIRSFDKEVTPYDVAVDISEGFARNVISAKFNNTIIETTTPLTTDGSLTLYTWRDAEGKKAFWHSSAHVLAQALEELYPNVKLWVGPAIENGFYYDVDLGEDSISEKDFKAIENKMMEIARGKHEFKMRDVSKADALSYYKSKNEYKVDLIENLEDGTISFCDHSTFTDLCRGGHIPNTGIIKAVKILSVAGAYYKGDENEKQLTRVYGISFPKQKELTEYLHLLEEAKKRDHRKLGKELELFTFSQKVGQGLPLWLPKGAALRERLENFLKAAQKKAGYEMVVTPHIGNKDLYITSGHFAKYGEDSFQPINTPAEGEEFLLKPMNCPHHCEIYNNKPYSYKELPKRFAEFGTVYRYEQSGELHGLTRVRGFTQDDAHIFCTPDQLDAEFKEVIDLVLYVFGSLGFENFTAQVSLRDPDKPEKYIGSDENWEKAEKAILNAAQDKGLNYVVETGEAAFYGPKLDFMVKDALGRQWQLGTIQVDYNLPERFDLTYKGSDNELHRPVMIHRAPFGSMERFVAILLEHTGGNFPLWLMPEQVIILSVSEKYEKYAEKVLNLLENNEIRALVDNRNETVGKKIREAEIQKFPYIIVVGEQEEKNKTITVRQHGGEDLGTISVSEFSEMINKKINESLKSF; encoded by the coding sequence ATGATTAAAATTACTCTACCTGATGGTTCTATAAGATCCTTTGATAAAGAGGTAACGCCTTATGATGTGGCTGTTGACATTAGCGAAGGTTTTGCGCGAAATGTGATTTCAGCAAAGTTCAATAACACTATTATTGAAACCACCACTCCATTAACTACTGATGGCAGCCTTACTCTGTATACTTGGAGAGATGCTGAGGGAAAAAAAGCCTTTTGGCACTCCTCAGCACATGTTTTAGCGCAAGCTTTAGAGGAACTTTATCCAAATGTAAAACTTTGGGTTGGTCCTGCAATTGAAAACGGTTTCTATTATGATGTCGATTTAGGTGAAGATTCTATTTCAGAAAAAGATTTTAAGGCTATTGAAAATAAGATGATGGAAATTGCTCGCGGAAAACATGAATTTAAAATGCGAGATGTCTCTAAGGCAGATGCTCTGTCCTATTACAAAAGTAAAAACGAATATAAGGTAGACCTCATTGAAAATCTAGAGGATGGTACTATAAGTTTTTGTGATCATTCTACATTTACAGATTTATGCCGAGGTGGACATATCCCTAATACAGGTATTATCAAAGCTGTCAAGATTTTAAGTGTAGCTGGTGCATATTATAAAGGTGATGAAAATGAAAAGCAACTCACGAGGGTTTATGGTATTTCATTTCCAAAACAAAAGGAATTAACTGAATATCTTCATTTACTGGAGGAAGCGAAAAAAAGAGATCACAGAAAGTTAGGAAAAGAATTAGAGTTATTTACGTTTTCTCAAAAAGTAGGTCAAGGATTACCACTGTGGCTTCCAAAAGGTGCTGCACTAAGAGAGCGGTTAGAAAACTTTTTGAAAGCTGCTCAAAAAAAAGCTGGTTATGAAATGGTTGTCACGCCACACATTGGTAACAAGGATTTATATATAACTTCTGGCCATTTTGCCAAATATGGTGAAGATAGCTTTCAACCTATAAATACGCCAGCAGAGGGTGAAGAGTTTTTACTGAAGCCAATGAATTGCCCACATCATTGTGAGATTTATAACAACAAACCTTATTCCTATAAAGAATTGCCTAAACGGTTTGCAGAATTTGGCACTGTTTACAGATATGAACAAAGCGGTGAACTTCATGGTTTAACTCGTGTAAGAGGGTTTACACAAGATGATGCCCATATTTTTTGTACACCAGACCAACTAGACGCTGAGTTTAAAGAAGTTATAGATTTGGTACTCTATGTATTTGGCTCTCTAGGGTTTGAGAACTTTACAGCGCAGGTATCTTTGAGAGATCCTGATAAACCCGAGAAATACATTGGTAGTGACGAAAATTGGGAGAAGGCAGAAAAAGCCATTTTAAATGCAGCACAAGATAAAGGATTAAATTACGTTGTGGAAACTGGTGAAGCCGCTTTTTATGGTCCAAAGTTAGATTTTATGGTTAAAGATGCTTTAGGTCGTCAATGGCAACTGGGTACTATACAGGTGGATTATAACCTTCCAGAGCGATTTGACCTAACCTATAAAGGTAGTGATAATGAGCTTCACAGACCAGTAATGATACACAGGGCTCCGTTTGGAAGTATGGAACGTTTTGTAGCCATTTTGTTAGAACATACGGGTGGAAATTTCCCACTTTGGCTTATGCCAGAACAGGTTATTATACTATCTGTTAGTGAGAAATATGAAAAATACGCCGAAAAAGTTTTAAATTTGCTAGAAAATAACGAAATTCGCGCCCTCGTAGATAATAGAAATGAAACTGTCGGTAAGAAAATTAGAGAAGCAGAAATTCAAAAATTTCCTTACATTATCGTGGTTGGTGAGCAAGAAGAAAAAAATAAAACTATAACTGTACGACAGCATGGAGGTGAAGATCTGGGTACGATAAGTGTCAGTGAATTCTCTGAAATGATAAACAAAAAAATAAATGAAAGCTTAAAAAGCTTTTAA
- the infC gene encoding translation initiation factor IF-3, protein MNSKIRTEEVRVVGENVEVGIYPIKKALSMADEQGLDLVEISPNANPPVCKIMDYKKFLYEQKKREKVLKAKASKVVVKEIRFGPQTDDHDYEFKKKHAIKFLQDGAKLKAFVFFKGRSIVFKEQGQILLLRLAQDLEEYGKVEQMPKLEGKRMIMFIAPKKAK, encoded by the coding sequence ATAAACTCTAAAATTAGAACCGAAGAAGTTCGAGTTGTAGGCGAAAATGTTGAAGTAGGCATTTACCCTATAAAAAAAGCATTATCCATGGCTGACGAACAAGGATTAGATCTTGTTGAGATTTCGCCAAATGCAAATCCGCCTGTTTGTAAAATTATGGATTATAAAAAGTTTCTTTACGAACAAAAGAAACGTGAAAAAGTTTTAAAAGCCAAAGCTTCTAAAGTCGTTGTTAAAGAAATTCGATTTGGTCCTCAAACCGATGACCATGATTACGAATTTAAAAAGAAACATGCTATTAAATTCTTGCAAGATGGTGCAAAGTTAAAAGCATTCGTATTTTTTAAAGGAAGGTCTATAGTTTTTAAAGAACAAGGACAAATCTTGTTATTAAGATTGGCTCAAGATCTCGAAGAGTACGGAAAAGTAGAGCAAATGCCAAAGCTTGAAGGAAAGCGAATGATTATGTTCATAGCACCAAAGAAAGCTAAATAA
- the rpmI gene encoding 50S ribosomal protein L35: MPKMKTKSSAKKRFKLTGTGKIKRKHAFKSHILTKKSKKRKLALTHDTLVHKADEDNIKTMLRLK; the protein is encoded by the coding sequence ATGCCTAAAATGAAAACAAAATCAAGTGCTAAGAAACGTTTCAAACTAACTGGCACTGGTAAAATTAAAAGAAAGCACGCTTTTAAGAGTCATATCTTAACAAAGAAATCTAAAAAGCGTAAGCTAGCGTTAACTCATGACACATTAGTGCATAAGGCTGACGAAGATAATATTAAAACTATGTTGCGTTTAAAGTAA
- the rplT gene encoding 50S ribosomal protein L20, producing MPRSVNSVAKRARRKKVLKQAKGYFGRRKNVWTVAKNAVDKAMQYSYRDRRNKKRTFRALWIMRINAGARQHGMSYSKFMGKLKANNIALNRKVLADLAMNHPEAFEAIVNKVK from the coding sequence ATGCCAAGATCAGTAAATTCAGTTGCAAAAAGGGCTAGAAGAAAAAAAGTTCTTAAGCAAGCAAAAGGTTACTTCGGAAGACGTAAAAACGTTTGGACAGTAGCAAAAAATGCGGTGGACAAAGCGATGCAATACTCGTACAGAGACCGTAGAAACAAAAAAAGAACATTCCGCGCACTATGGATTATGCGTATTAACGCAGGTGCCAGACAACACGGAATGAGTTATTCAAAATTTATGGGTAAGTTAAAAGCTAATAATATTGCATTGAATCGTAAGGTTCTTGCAGATTTAGCGATGAATCACCCAGAAGCTTTTGAAGCAATAGTAAACAAAGTTAAATAA
- a CDS encoding tail fiber domain-containing protein gives MRPLLAILVISVLGINQALSQVGIGTTNPTATFHVVGTTIPGNTGGTTELLNQNFDSYTITEINSSIGCSVDGWETTTTGDASANCNSCAGTWIFIDSDETGCSQNSTAIVNFVANPASTVITISFDYRYNDYLGADDFFRAYLFNNTTNSQVGADLVNITTDQDTSYNGTVNVTAGDNYSLRFEYQGIFDFGASVDNILVTETTTAVTGSYAFRLEDGQQQDGYVLTSDADGNGTWQPSNSVGGTDNQTISISGNQLSIENGNTVTLPTGSGSYIFENGISETSGNVRLGGTLIQNTTIALDDNDLTFTTSNTAAFPGDIIFEGNLREVMETNLEDNYINFGGGFPLVDGDDGSTFLDSGSSTFTKDFVAGFDAGSTGGTAVAMGSIEYFVDGTDELFFEGSGFSPMDDETSQFGNTLGKSNRRWGAVYATNGVITTSDETYKKEIQNLEYGLEEILKIKTISYKWKDQTLGKTDIPNALQARKIGFSAQNLLEILPEVVQTHSWVAKNEDGTYVRVKNNKLGVYYSDIIPVAIKAIQQQQEQIDELKNTVALLIKQNKHLESLIKNKN, from the coding sequence ATGAGACCATTATTAGCCATTTTAGTTATTTCAGTATTAGGTATTAATCAAGCTCTATCGCAAGTAGGTATTGGTACAACTAACCCTACCGCAACATTTCATGTTGTGGGCACAACTATACCTGGTAACACAGGCGGAACTACCGAACTATTAAATCAAAACTTTGATTCTTATACAATAACAGAGATTAATTCTAGTATTGGCTGTTCAGTAGATGGTTGGGAGACCACAACAACAGGCGATGCAAGTGCTAATTGTAATTCATGTGCAGGAACATGGATTTTTATAGACTCTGACGAAACAGGTTGCAGTCAAAATTCTACCGCAATAGTTAATTTTGTTGCAAATCCAGCATCTACAGTGATCACTATAAGTTTTGATTACAGATATAATGATTATCTCGGAGCCGATGATTTTTTTAGAGCTTACCTCTTTAATAATACAACCAACAGTCAAGTAGGAGCAGACCTAGTTAATATTACCACTGACCAAGATACTTCATACAATGGTACAGTAAATGTTACTGCCGGAGATAATTATTCATTGCGTTTTGAATATCAAGGAATTTTTGATTTTGGTGCCTCGGTAGATAATATTTTAGTAACAGAAACCACCACTGCCGTTACTGGAAGTTATGCCTTTAGATTAGAAGATGGCCAACAACAAGATGGCTATGTTCTTACAAGCGATGCAGATGGTAACGGAACCTGGCAGCCAAGCAATAGTGTTGGTGGTACGGACAATCAAACTATAAGTATATCTGGTAATCAACTATCCATAGAAAATGGTAATACTGTTACACTACCTACAGGAAGTGGGTCTTATATTTTTGAAAACGGAATTTCAGAAACTTCAGGTAATGTAAGATTAGGCGGTACCTTAATTCAAAATACAACCATAGCATTAGATGATAATGATCTTACTTTTACAACAAGCAATACAGCCGCGTTTCCGGGCGATATAATATTTGAAGGGAATTTAAGAGAAGTCATGGAAACAAATCTAGAGGATAACTATATTAATTTTGGAGGTGGATTTCCGCTAGTAGATGGTGATGATGGTTCTACATTCCTAGACTCTGGTAGTTCTACTTTTACCAAAGATTTTGTGGCAGGATTCGATGCTGGCTCAACAGGCGGTACTGCAGTAGCCATGGGATCTATAGAGTACTTTGTAGATGGTACAGATGAATTATTTTTTGAAGGAAGTGGTTTTAGCCCTATGGATGATGAAACATCTCAGTTTGGTAATACACTCGGAAAATCTAATAGAAGATGGGGTGCAGTATACGCTACCAATGGTGTAATAACTACCTCAGATGAAACCTATAAAAAAGAAATACAAAACCTTGAATATGGCTTGGAAGAGATTTTAAAAATTAAAACTATTAGTTACAAATGGAAAGATCAAACTCTAGGTAAAACCGATATTCCAAATGCTCTTCAAGCTAGAAAAATTGGTTTTTCAGCACAAAATTTGTTAGAAATACTTCCTGAAGTAGTGCAAACACATAGTTGGGTTGCAAAAAACGAAGATGGAACTTATGTAAGGGTAAAAAATAATAAACTAGGAGTCTATTATAGTGATATAATACCCGTGGCAATTAAAGCAATACAGCAACAACAAGAACAAATAGATGAATTAAAAAATACAGTGGCGTTGCTCATAAAGCAAAACAAACATTTAGAAAGCTTAATAAAGAATAAAAACTAA
- a CDS encoding helix-turn-helix domain-containing protein, translating into MAILLVAENNTNSFIKSVIDFFSLLFYVAIISIPQTVYFYIISLSNIKDSDKKISRVVQHYYLPFILLIINIFSFFYLKLSTDSDSLVYDISVKIMNFSNFTALLFIFPVLNCYYIYNSVRVYRLHKENVPRMFSYDTGVDLRWMLEYIIGYCIFIVIIYLLQVYTHILALNIFTGLFLSFYLLYIGINGLRQKKVRFEKGLVRSTYTSTKYDGDDALISEDKANELKLLILEKIKEAPYLDKSLTINQFSKSIGSNSKYVSKILNTEFKQNFATFINSYRIEKAKSLLTSETYSKYTIETISEIVGFHSKSAFNKAFKSLAGITPSAYRKKNKASLNTTKSRKH; encoded by the coding sequence ATGGCTATTCTTTTGGTCGCTGAGAACAATACCAATAGCTTTATTAAGTCTGTTATTGATTTCTTTTCGTTACTTTTCTATGTAGCTATTATTAGTATACCACAGACAGTATACTTTTATATTATTTCTCTTTCTAACATTAAGGATTCTGATAAAAAAATAAGTCGTGTAGTTCAACATTACTATCTTCCATTTATCTTATTAATTATTAATATTTTTTCATTTTTTTATTTAAAATTATCCACAGATAGCGATAGTCTTGTCTATGATATATCTGTGAAGATTATGAATTTTTCTAACTTTACAGCACTACTTTTCATATTTCCTGTTTTAAACTGCTACTATATTTATAACTCGGTTAGAGTCTATAGATTACACAAAGAGAATGTCCCTAGGATGTTTTCTTACGATACAGGTGTTGACCTAAGATGGATGCTAGAATATATCATTGGATATTGCATCTTTATTGTTATTATTTATTTACTACAAGTTTACACACATATTTTAGCATTAAATATTTTTACTGGCTTATTTTTATCATTTTACCTTCTTTATATAGGCATTAATGGCCTTAGGCAAAAGAAAGTGAGATTTGAGAAGGGGTTAGTAAGATCTACTTACACTAGCACCAAGTATGATGGTGATGATGCTTTAATAAGTGAAGACAAAGCAAATGAACTTAAGCTTCTTATTTTAGAAAAAATTAAAGAAGCACCTTATTTAGATAAATCTCTAACAATAAACCAATTTTCTAAATCAATTGGTTCTAATAGTAAGTATGTTTCTAAAATATTAAATACTGAATTTAAACAAAACTTTGCCACCTTCATAAACAGTTATAGAATAGAAAAAGCGAAATCTTTACTAACCTCTGAGACGTATTCTAAGTACACTATAGAGACCATAAGTGAGATTGTTGGTTTTCATTCTAAATCTGCATTTAATAAAGCATTTAAG